Sequence from the Brachionichthys hirsutus isolate HB-005 chromosome 21, CSIRO-AGI_Bhir_v1, whole genome shotgun sequence genome:
AGTCACAGCGGTCTGAAGGGACAATGTCTCCGTCTCGGCGTCCACGGAATCAGCCGGTTCTCCTTGTGTTGGAATCCTTTGAGACGGaacattttctttgcatttacatcatttattCGATAGAgggcagcagaaataaaaataaatcgaCATCCGACATCCAGAAAGAAGATTCACatctttcatttgtgtttgcGTCTCATAATTAAAGTCAGAAAACTGACAAACGACCTTTAAACCTTCATTTCAGACACAGAAGTCATTTAGAACAGATTATACCACAAGTATGTAATAATTTATCAATAATTGTTCAACCAGGAAGTCTTAAAACGAAACTGACCCTTTAAGATATAGATAATAAAAGTGCTCATTAAAAAGCACGGTCCTGTGTATTCCACGCATCCAACGTGTCCCGATTCTCCACCAGGAAGGTTTCCACGAGTCCCCGGAGACCGCTAATACATCATTGTTTCAATGGGCGCGTCCTCCGTGGGATTCTGCTGCTCCTTCCGGTGCGTGTAGGCCGCGTGCTCGTACAGGTAGATCACCAGGATGGcgagcagagagagagcagtgtAAGGGATGACGAGGTAGAAACCCAGCAGCATCTGCGTGGACGCGTCCCGCAGGTCCACGTCCTTCACCACGATCCACACCAGCTCCTTCGTCATGTCGGTGAAGCTGACGTTCAGGACGAACACGATCATGGCCAAGACGGACAGGCAGGCTGCAGGAGAGAGGGCGCCGTTACACACAGCGGCGCAGGAAATCCGTTCTACACCCGCGTTAGCGTCGCCTACCGCTGAGCGAGCCGGACACGTAGATGCCCAGAGGTCCCACGTAGGTCTCGTAAGGGTTGGACACGCTGTTGTAGAGGGAGATGAGGATGCTGGTGGCGGAAAACAGGAGGCTCGCAACCAGGAGGACCAAAACCAGAACGTGGAGGACCAAAGGGGCCCCGGCCAGAGCGGGAATCACTGCGGGGACAACAGGCATGCATTTCAGAAGCCGAACAGGAGTCACATCCGATTCAGGACCTCGCGTGTGAACAAGGCCCGGATCGTAATTAATAAAAAGATCAGAGTCTTCTCTTCACACGGCCCTGAAAAACAGAAACGCTTTGTTCTCACAGCGTGTTGATTCCCCACATCGCTGTCAGACGACACCCAAAGAGAATTCAAGGTGCGAGAACGTTACCTTCCATTTCACTGGACGCTCCATATATGGGGCAGAGGTTTCGCTCTACGGTGCAATCAAACAGCTCCAGTGTGACATCAGCTGATCTTTGGATAGAAGCGTTCACGGCTTCGCTACAATCCATGGTCGTCGTAGACCACTTCCTGGACATGCCATACCCCAGCACCATGACCGAGAGGGAGGTCGCCAGCCCGCTGGAGAGAAAATATAGAGTCTTCTTAGTCGATGGCATTTTCTCAGAGGTCCAGCTGAACCGGATGAAGTTAGATCCTGGCGTTCCTTCTCCGACGACGCGTCAGGCGGATCAGGATCCTCGGAAGAGTCGGTGTTGTGAGCCTCCCTTCCTGGATGGACTGCCGGTCGGTCATAAAATCTCCAGATTACAGCCGTGACCTTTGGTTTGAAGAGGCGAGCTGGTTGCCACGGTGAGGAACCAGGCAGACATACAGACACACCCGAGGGAATCACATTCCCGCTGATTCAAAGTCATCATGGAGCCATAAAACGCAGAGCAGTTTAATTATTGACCCGTCTCTCCGGAGAAAAGTTACTGGGATTGGAACCTCACCCATGAGGCTCTAAAACCATTACAGGTGTTGACGTCAGAGAGGGTGACGGAGCTGCGTTGCCATGGTTTCCATGTCAAATCTGAGATGTTAAAATCCAGTAAAAGAGGAGGAACTACAAGACTGGAAAACGACGTCCGCACTACGGAAGGCTGGAGAGGACTTTATGTCAGAATGTAAAAATCAAGAATGACAGAAAGTTCATCCAacctaacaaacaaacacacaaacacacacaaacaaacacacaaagcaccaCACGAGTTTTACAATGTTCACAACAGATCCATTTAAAGatgtcatctttttatttttgtctttatattattattcttGTATATTATTACTCTTAAAATACATCCGATAAAACGACGTGCTGCTGAAGGAAGAGAACGTTTCTTACGGCTTTATTccttaaatgtctgtttttttgtgacCCAAAAAAACTTCACCTAAGAGCCTACTCCGATATTAACCCGTCCAGCGGCGTGCGTGTGATTCTCCCGCTTGTCCGTGCGTCATGCGGTGCGCGGCCAGACCGTGGCGCCCGCTCCCCTCTTAACGGGGCAGCGGATCCGCGCGCGCTGCTCCGGCGGCGCGGCTGTGTTGGAGTAAACactaactcctcctcctccccggtGGTGACAGGCGGCTCCGCGAAGCATCGCCTCGCCTTTTCCAAGACGATCTGCGCTCTGGAATTTAACGCCGACGCCGAGCAGGTGAGTCTTCCGCGCACTTCATTCCACCACGCCGCATTGTAGACACTGACACTTCTCTGGCGCGTGATAAAACCGATTTCACGGGCAGCGCCGTTTCGCTCCCTGGCCGTTACGCGCGGCGGCGCGCGGCCGGTCTTTCACGTGAGCCATCTATTTGTGGTGCGCGTTCGGCTCTGATGCGGCATCGGTACATTCCCGTGGATGTTTGTCCGTCAGCTTAGATTCTAAAGCCTCCGTTTGACAAGCCGCAGCCCGGCGCGTCCATGTGGGTTCATGGACCGGGCGCTTGGAGTTGCTGTCCCGGTTCCCCGCCTGGTGCTGACTGCTCCTCGTTGTGGGCTGCGGTTCCGGGTCCTTTAAGACTGGGTCCAGGTGGTGTTTGCTTCCTGACTGTTTCGTTGGATGTGATCGTTCAGGTTTCGGGGAGAGCAGGAGCATCCCTGGAGCAGAATCTGTAGGGATGCtgggagatgaagatgagagaTGAAGGGCTGTATCAATCACCCGACCGTGGGaatgaacaggaagtggaccGAGACACCGCTGGGTCTGGGCTCCACAGACCCCGTCTAAGGGGGCAGCAGACGATGCAAACACTTCATTCATAAATATTAGTGCTGCATTAAACTCACCTGGATCCGGACTCTGACCTGACGTGAGGCTGCAGCACATCGGATCAAACTCCTCCGATACTCATGGAGTCGGAATGAGAAGATCTTCCTTGGGTGCGTTTGCATCCGACCTGTCATTTTTCGTCCCACCTTAGCCCGGAGAACGCTTCGAGCCGTTTCGGTTTTGGTAGCGTGGAGCAATCGAGGGCGTGTTTGCGCTCGCAGGCGATCCGGCATTTTGACAGCGTTCCCGGATGATTCAGCAGCGATGCAACGTATTCTGTGTCCTGCAGGATGAGGAGATTAAAAACGCCCCCCTCTCTTAAACCGGAATAGAACCGAGTCCAGGGTCATGACCCAACGTTGGGGGTAGTCGAGGATAGACTCGTCCGGGACCTTTTGAAAGCCAGGGAAAGCAGAACTGGAGCATGTGAGGGAAGCATTTCCGGATTGGAGGCTCTTCAGTGGGATCTGGAAAACCAGCTGTACACACTGCTAACTGCAGCCATCTCTGCCAttagcacacacgcacacacacacacacacacacacactcgtctgtGTTGCATCCACTGCTGTGACGCTGCCGGGGCTTTTGACGGATGTGTCTACAAACTGAAACCCTGCAGGTCTGTGTTTGTTGACGGTCGGGCCGGGTTCGGCGTGCAGCTGAGGCCGAAACAGCTGGACGCAGATCAAGGGTCCTGCCTGTTCAGATGTGTCAGAATTAACCCGCCATCTGTTCAGACCCGGCCCTCTGAGGTATCGGCGAGGTCGCGCACACGaggcaggggggtgggggggaggaggaagtgggATTAAATGTACCTGCCATCTTGAAATAGTGATTGAGGatcggctcctcctcttctggcaCCAGGCGAGGTGGACGTTCGAGGGTTTGGCACGACGTCTCCATGCGATCCCAGATCATCTTATCTGATGTTtcgtaaataaaacaataatgaaatgatttttAGGGGAAATAATTTCAGGTTTTGAACCATCCTGTTAATCATTGCAGGATTAAAATGGGATTTCCACTCAGCCATGTTGGCTTCATTCCAGCGCCGCCGATGACGAGCAAAGGAAATACTTGTGGGCTTTTCCATCGGCACCTTTGGCTGCTGTGCTGGGTTCAGTGCATGATGGAGCATCTGCACCCAGCAAGAACGGTCTTGCTATCTACATGCATTTTTAGGATTCCAGTGAGAAAGACCTTTTAAAGCTTTTTTAGCGGCTTTTAAATGAGTCACGGCGGTTTGAGCTTCCCCACCTGTACTTACTGTTGCAACACGTTCACTTTCAATCCGTGCCAGTTGACGTTGCACATCGTTTTACTTAAAAGAGACACGCTGACCGGTCCCCGGCTACGCTAGCTAACCTAGCAGCTCGGCCATTATTCCTCGCCGGtgtgtaaacattttattttgaggtGAATTCTCCCTTTAAAAGGTAATTCTGCAGTTTTGCTGTTTCATAGTaaaaggcttttattgtgaaggctTCATTGAAAATGCAGTGCGCTGTAGCTCGTTAGCGTAGCTTCGTtagcaggtgctgcaggtaggAAGACGCCTTTCCTTTGTCCCATAATCATCTTGTGACCCCcctcattttttaattttttttatgcactCCCCCTCCGGGGATCCCCACATGTTGGGATTGCCCCCTTCTGTTTTAAATAAGAGAATACGGCCCTGGGAAGCTCTGCATGTTGTCACGCCCGGGAGTAGCACGGTATTCCCTCCTCCGGGCTACACATAGTTTCTCTATTGAATTCCTGTCAGTTCCTACATGAGTGCGTTAGGAAGGACTCTTAAAAGACGCGCTGTGGAAGAGTGAGCTTCTGTGACCTTGCAGTTGTTTTACGAGTCTCTGAAGCCGGATACACATTGTGTAAGacttgtgggtttttttgtgtgtgtgtgtgtttgtgttttagctTGTAAAAGGAAACTAAAGGAAGCAGGCAGCAAACCAATGGTGTACACACCACATGCTGCCGTCAGGGACAGCATGTTGTAATTTTTAATATGAGTTTTAGTTCCAAATGTGGCAACCTAATTCGGTGGCCTGCTGAGGCGGGAAAGCAGGGCGGAGCCCGGAGGAGATGAAATCCCTGCACTAACGTGGCCTGATTTCACCAGAGTGAAAGCAAACATCTCAAGCATGTTTCGCGCCACTTTATTTTAtctgaaaggaaaaacaaatattagGTTCTGTGCAGGAAACAATGGAGGCCGAGGCGGAAAGCTCGGCTAATGCCGCTCTGACAGGCAGGAAGCGAAAGATCCAGGCGACTTGGGTTTCCttgaaagctgttttttttgtttgattgccgTGATCTTATATGCACTCGAGGCGTCGCGCCCACACATTCTCTGGATAGCTTGATGTTTGCGACGCCGTCTTGAAGTCAAAAGATGACGCAATTAGCGCGACGGCGAGGTTTGCTAATGCACATAAAATCACCGACGTCTATAATCATCCGCACTTGTGTTGTTGCGCTTCTTTAAGTAATCACCAGCggaggtctgtctgtctgtccgtctgtctgtctgcgagCAGCATGACTCAAAACTCATTTTAACCGACTCGAACACCAGCAGGAGCCCCTGAAGCCGGGGCTGGGGGGATGCACCAAGGCCTCGCTGTGGCGCTGTGACTGGTGCGTGCAACGCCACATCAACACCCGCGGCCATTTCTCACTCGCACCTCGTGAAACGCCCGGGATCAGCTGCGGCCCGGCCGCTCGTCCTTGCAGGATCGAATTCAGCAGCTGGGTTAAAAATTGAGATCATCGTATAAAGGACTTGGCAAGCCGGGCGTGTTTGAGATGAAAGCTGGCTGCGACTTGAGAACGCGTGAATGAAAGCGAGACAGATGATATAATGGTTTCGGCTGTGTCACTACAAAGGTTGTTGACGTGGAGGAGTACAGTGTGTAATGAATAATGGATGCTTACCAGAGCCGCCTGTTTCAAGGCTGCTGCTCGGAGGCTGCTGTTTGCGATCACCGTGTGAGCGCTTCGGTGCTTTATTTGCATCTTAAGTAGTGTCAACGACTCTGACACACGTTTTCACGCCAGCACAGCCTGCAAGCTTCAAGAGGACGGCCTCATTTGATCTgaaatgatatttttatttattccaatgCGCCGCCaacaaaatgtttctgcagCCCGTGATGTAATTCTGCAAGAATTCCTCCTGCAGGTGGAAGTAGGTCGGATTTGCTGCTCAGCGagcgttagcatgctaacgtgctaatTGACGACGGTGAACATGTTAAGCGCTTAAGTGTAAACGTCGGCATGTTTGCAGTAGTCATTGTTAGCATAGTAGCATTTGGGTCAAAGGCCTTGTTGTAGTTCTCAGAGTCCATTTTTTTAGGGACTTTTGTAGTTTCCTACTCCAGTGAAGGTACTTCCTACCTCAACAGGTAAATCAAGTGTGCAGTGATTGGTCCACATGTAAGAGGGCGTTGACTGGCAGAGCTTTCATCTTcaatatgaaaaacaaacaatgtgtGAAACATTAACTACAACTTGTCGGCACTTATaatgttgtgtgttgtttagaGGTGATGTTGCTATAGCAACCTCTGGCCAGCTTGCATGAATTCACATTTCTACTACTGAAAAGAGCCGTTGGAGCTATTTGCTCTTGGAGGGGAGTCTCTTTTGTCGCCATAAAAGCAAAGCGGTAGTTGTGAGACACGCGTGTATTCAGGATCACGCGTGTGCAAACGGGCTCGAATGGAATATAATTATAGATCTGATGGAGGCTGAATAATAAAAGAATTGTGAGCTCATATATCAATGCTTCAGACACGTGATACGGACTCCTCTCCCTTCAGATTCAGAtcgttaaaaacaaaaaaatcacagtCTTCAACGGTCATTATTATCAGGATCGATTGATCGGTGTAAGGCGATCCCCGCTGCAAACAGCGCGACTTTGTCACCCTGACCTTCAAGCTGTGGAGATCTAATCTGCAGCAGGACGTTATTTATGAACTAACCGGTCACACACATGCTTCTCTTTCCTCCCCGTGTGAGCTTTTCACGCCGCGGTTAGTTAAACCTCGTGTTTGCGTTTGGTCAGAGCGTTTTCACACTCACCTGGACGCTGCCAGATCTGCACCGCTCACAATGATGGAATATTTCTGTGGCATAATTACAGTCTGCTTTGATGCCGGCAGAGATTCAGGCAGCTATTTGCTGCTTTTAAGGAACTGGAATCTAGTAATTGGTCGCCGCTGTCATACATGCAAGGCTCATTATTgacacatttttcttctttgactcaTAATTAgcacattatttacatttttctgcacattttgTCTTCATTGTCCTTgactcaatttttttttttacattggcaTTACACCTTAGACTGTTTATTTACATCTGTATGCAAAATATGCATAGGTTGTTTACAAATATAATTAAGAGCTGCCGTCGGGCAGAAAACGCGTGTTTCCTCTGCCTTTCCTAGAGAACCGTGACATGAAGGCAAATGAGATTATAGATGACGGTAATCACAATAAAGATGTCTCCCTCGGCTGAACGTGAGCGCCTCCTGGCCCGGTTCCTTTGTGTTGCctggttgttgctgctgctgcatctttattttttgcagcatcGCTGCACAGAACGACGTTTGGAATTCTACTTTTGCAACAGCGTCCACTTTTTCCTCTTAACCTTTCGTCAGAAGTACAATCTCTCTCCGGCCTTTTATCGCGGCTCACGGCCAGCGGAGTGCGACGCATGTCTGACACGAGAGAAAATCCAAACCCCCgcttccctctcctctgttttGCTCTGGAGAGGGACTCGACGAAGAGGCAGGAAAAGGATCTGATCATCAGATCGGTCCTCCCTGGGGAGGGAAAACGCCTTGCTCTCTGAACAAGCTAAGGCACTCCCTCGTTTGCAGCCTTTTGTGACTGTCTGGGTTGAATTTGTGTCAAATGAGGAGGGGGATGCAAGAACCGCCGGCTTCGGAATCTGCCTCCAAACGGCCCAGATTTGTATTTCTGTGGAGTTtattagcttttattttatttttttgcatgagaTTTGAGGCAAATGTTGACTCCGTTTGGGGAAACGGCGCTGAGCCTGTCTCACTTGGCTGGACtacaacaggaaataaaaagatTTGTATTGAAATTCACTCACTGCTGCACTatcacatccagcagcagcgccgCGGCAGGGAGCTAGTTAGCTGCTTAGTTAGCCAGAGCGACGGCTTCAGGCATAAAAACTCATTAGCGACACTAGTTGGAGtccgttttcttcttctggggCGGCACCAGTGGCCAGTTGGTCCTCCATCGCTGTGCGCCCCCCCTGCTGCCCCGCGTGATTGTTTTCATTAGTCTGCCGGCGGTAGCTTGATAACGTTAGCAGTCGCTCCGGCTGTCACCTTCCATGAGCTCCGAAAGGTGGTGCAGGGAAGGGAAGGCGGAGCAGATGGTCTTGATCGAATCCTCGCCAGGTGTAAGCCGAAGGGTGGGGgtatatttcatttcaaacaacaACCGAAGCTCAACTGGGAGAGATGAAACAGTTGCTGCCACCataataaagcccccccccccacgatgaAGAGGAATTTTATTAGCATGTGTTCAATTAGGCCTCCTTTGGATCCTGCTGGGTTATAGAGGGAGGGGCTTCCTTCCTCGGCGCGCACACGGGCGGGCCAGCGTGGGTTTATTTCAGCTGAATAAGCCCCGCCTCTTATCTAGCAATTGGTCACAGagtaaattaaacattttggaGTATTGGTCGAGTAGTTTTCCATGAATACGgaaaaatatattcagtttatGTACAGAACTCCAAATCGGGGTAAAAGTTTCAAAGAATCTTTATCTTGACTTGACGTCTAATTTGCGCCTGAGATTTAACCCCTCGCCCTCCAGTGCTGAAGTCCTTTCTGATTTCTCACATCACATCCACGGCGTCGTCCGTTCCGACCACGGGCCACGATTCCACTCGACGACGGCGTAATTAGATTGCTGGCTTTGAAACGACAGCCGGCGATGTCGCCCGTGGCGCCGCCGTCGGTCCTGGTTTATGCCtcgccatcggggggggggggggggggggctgcgtctAATTGAGTTCGTTAAAGCCGGCCCCATCGACCTCCAGTAATTGCTTTTATATTTCTCCCTCTGAATTGATCCCCTGTAATATGTCTGGAATTTAATTAGGCGGAGGTGTCTTGTAGAATCACGTTACACGGACAATAACAGGCCTCGTCAGGGGCGGGGCGAGGGAGCTGAATAAAAAGGCCTCATTAATCCACGCCCAGCGCGGCGGGCCCCGTTGTGGCTCGTGTTCCGGACGCCGCAGCCATCGCTCTCTTGAGTCAGCTGATTGGCAGCTACGctgatgtcatttgttttcatggGGCGAGGGCAGGTCACGCTATCCCatctgaaatctcttcctccctccggCCTTTCAGTAGCTCCGGCTgatcccctctctctctctctctctctctctcgactcAGTCTTTCCTCTCAGCTTCTGCCCTTTCCTCCCTTTTTGAAATAGtaataactgtatttattgaGAACGCCGGGAACGCCAGCGAAGCCCACAATATTAGAGTATCGCCTTCTTTAATCTCGGGAGATGAAATGTTAATGGCTGCTTGCGTTCCGCTCGAAGCCACGACAAAAGGAAACTGTGTCGGCGACAGAACCGCTGCGTAGACTTCCTCTAAAAATAGCGGCCGTTGCAGGAGAGCGCCGTTCCACTCAGTGTTTCTGTGAGCGCTGCATTGTTGTTCACGAAACCCTTTTTGTCGCGTTGAGGTTGTAAATAAAGTTTCGCATTTTGGTGCTAAACGGTGGCTGTGATGAAAGCGTTTATTCCTCACAGGACCGTATCCTAATGAAATGTCCTCGGAAGTCGTTTTACAACATTCGGCTGCACCAAAAGGCGAATTTCGAGTCGTTGGGGTTGTAATCTGACAAATGCCCTCGGGGTTCGGGGGGGGTTCTTGTCGAATCAGTCCTGACCCTGTTAGGAATGAGTCCTCCTTTGTGCCTGTGCGGCGCTGTCAGGTCTGCAACAACAATAAGTGCATTGTCTCTTTGCTGCAGCCGGGTTTGGGTTAATCTGAGGCGGATTGCTCTAATCCCGATTCGGTATTAATGGCAGCATAATCCGCACATTTCTGACCCTCTTCTGAGGCTGACATGGCATCTCTGGTCGTGTCACGACTTTGGATTCTGCAAGCCGGGCCGGGCTGATATCAGCAGCGAACCCATGCTGTCACGGTGATGGGTTTGAATCCACGGATCCACCCGGATTTCAACCAGCGTTGCTGATGCACAAATTGTGCGTTTGTTTTCGCGCCAGAGACGAGTGTGTCGGGGCGACGCCGCGAATGCCTGCGCCGCACCAGAGAGGAAGGCGGGCCAATAAAGACGCGTCATTCAGGCGAATAAATCCCGGTCCTGGAAATCAATCCCAGCTCAGATTATCAGACTAATGGGCCGAATTTATCTCCGCAATATAACAGCCGTGGCTTTTAAAGGTGGAACGTTATCGTGGATCAGCAGTCTTGGGTTGTGCATGCAGGAAATCGATGGCGTCGCAGCTCGAGCGTGTAATTCCATCGTAACTTTCTATTCCTGCGGTCAGGATTTCGGCCGCCGTCCCTGCGAATCCGATCCCTTTGTCCTTCAGTCGGTGGCCCTCAGCGCGTTTCACGTTGCACATCAGACCATTACGCATCAGAGTATTTACACAACTGCTTCCTggaagggtgggggggaggaagcTTCCCTCCAACCGATAACTATATTGCTGCAATGCATTCTGAAGACCACAAGAAGCGAGGACGCTGATTCTGGGCCGCGTTGAGACTTTGGGATGCTCCCATGTTTGCAGGGCGAGCTCTCACTTCCTGCGAGCTCTCACTTCCTGCGAGCCCTGACTTCCTGCAAGCCCTCACTTCCTCCTGTGACGGCACATTGAAGCCGTGAGCtcacagtttgtttgctttctgtCATGTAATACACGAATGAATGATGAGAGCCTGCAAAGCCGGCCGCACTCAAAGCAATCGATCCGAAGCAGATGCTAACGGCAGCAGAGCTTTCAGCTGCAGGTGGCGTGAAtgttcccacttcctgtttgggcaTCAATCACTGACGGgtgcattgtttgtttgtttttatgttgacTGATGGATTAGATGCATAATAAGGAGCAATATCGTTCAGCTTCCTGTCACTCCGTCCATCCATCAGCCCTCTTCTTGCCTCCCGGGCATCTTTTTTCTCAGCAACTGTCATCGAGGAACTTTTATTCTCCGAGTTCTCGTCGGTGTCTGAAGCCGGCTTTTCGGTTTCAGCGTTCGTAGTCATAGTTTTTAGAGAGTCGACGCTAATACTCGGCCCACGGGTGTCGCACCCACAGCAAATGTTCGAGGTCATTGCCCACAAATGTGCCGCTTCCTTCTCTAATCTGGCTTAAAAGTGGCGCCGCAGACCAAACGGCGACATCTCCGTTCATCGGaggacaggaagacgctccgagCTCCGGCCTCTTCCCTCTCCGTCTCtgccctctctctttctggctcCTACAGTCGGGCCaattctttgcccccccccccccccgtttggcTGCAATCCACGGCTCGCACACAGGATATGAGCTCAACTGTTTCTCTTCCTGCCTCTGAATCGGTTTCGTGCAATCACAACGGCGCGCGAGAGTCCC
This genomic interval carries:
- the LOC137910322 gene encoding clarin-3 — protein: MPSTKKTLYFLSSGLATSLSVMVLGYGMSRKWSTTTMDCSEAVNASIQRSADVTLELFDCTVERNLCPIYGASSEMEVIPALAGAPLVLHVLVLVLLVASLLFSATSILISLYNSVSNPYETYVGPLGIYVSGSLSACLSVLAMIVFVLNVSFTDMTKELVWIVVKDVDLRDASTQMLLGFYLVIPYTALSLLAILVIYLYEHAAYTHRKEQQNPTEDAPIETMMY